The following coding sequences are from one Diospyros lotus cultivar Yz01 chromosome 7, ASM1463336v1, whole genome shotgun sequence window:
- the LOC127806527 gene encoding uncharacterized protein LOC127806527 isoform X6 — protein MEAVKLHLSNKSSEEDEYLLVLELSEGDPFIGKKKKLLEDNGLHPQGHVYLKNSSCSNLLNSTLKLLLQSARIVCLDEIELYFSEVDGNSSMRFHNPRIELEALHTVLSLINKALSSGSDTVRDILQTLRDSAINMIRELGDKVRLETRITTNHSCDYEKRLLHWAESNGVRTKLEVAYIEGAGRGAIATEDLKVGDIALEIPVSVIISEELVYQSDMFPILENIDGISLETMLLLWSMKEKHNNNSKFRFYFDPLPEVFNTGLSFGINAIMALDGTLLLEEIVHAKEHLRTQYDELFPALCNDHPDIFPAELYMWEQFLWACELWYSNGMKVIFPDGKLHTCLVPVAGFLNHSLCPHILHYGKVDLATNSLKFPISRPCDAGEQCYLSYGKFSSSHLVTFYGFLPGEDNPYDVIPLDLDAADTDCSSSSCPMPNWTNHMIRGTWMSKNQRIFHYGLPPPLLDHFRKAGSPMCQTDKHERLENELFVLESLHSTFQDMLETLDDTNLEDSTNSSSWDVKLGVEFRNIQRKIVSSIVDSCNSGFQLVEHELSKYKA, from the exons ATGGAGGCCGTCAAG CTGCATTTATCTAACAAATCCTCCGAGGAGGATGAATATTTGTTAGTCCTTGAGCTCTCGGAAGGAGACCCATTTATTGGGAAAAAGAAG AAATTACTGGAAGACAATGGCCTTCATCCCCAGGGGCATGTATACTTGAAGAATTCTTCTTGTTCGAATTTGCTAAATTCAACATTAAAACTACTGCTTCAAAGTGCAAGGATCGTATGCCTGGATGAG ATAGAACTTTACTTCAGCGAAGTTGATGGAAATTCTTCCATGAGATTTCACAATCCTAGAATTGAGCTGGAGGCTCTGCATACAGTTCTGTCACTCATTAATAAAGCTCTATCTAGTGGTAGTGATACAGTAAGGGATATTCTGCAAACTTTGCGCGATTCAGCTATTAATATGATCCGGGAACTTGGGGACAAAGTCAGACTGGAGACTAGAATCACTACAAACCATAGTTGTGACTATGAGAAGCGCTTATTACACTGGGCGGAGAGCAATGGTGTTCGAACAAAATTGGAGGTAGCTT ACATTGAGGGGGCTGGAAGAGGAGCTATAGCGACAGAGGATCTGAAAGTTGGAGACATTGCATTGGAGATCCCTGTGTCTGTCATCATCTCAGAGGAGCTTGTTTATCAATCCGACATG TTCCCTATCTTGGAAAATATTGATGGTATTTCATTGGAGACAATGCTGCTATTGTGGAGCATGAAGGAGAAGCacaataataattcaaaatttaggttCTACTTTGATCCACTGCCTGAAGTGTTTAATACAG GGTTAAGCTTTGGAATAAATGCAATCATGGCTTTGGATGGAACCTTGTTGTTAGAAGAGATAGTGCATGCAAAAGAG CATCTGCGTACCCAGTATGATGAGTTATTTCCTGCATTATGCAATGACCATCCTGATATCTTCCCAGCAGAGCTCTACATGTGGGAACAATTCTTATGGGCTTGTGAACTCTGGTACTCTAATGGCATGAAAGTAATATTCCCTGATGGAAAGCTACACACATGCTTGGTACCTGTTGCAGGCTTTCTGAATCATTCT CTCTGCCCGCATATTTTGCACTATGGGAAAGTAGATTTGGCTACAAATTCCTTGAAGTTCCCCATATCAAGGCCATGTGATGCAGGAGAACAATGCTACCTTAGCTACGGGAAGTTTTCGAGTTCTCATCTAGTCACCTTCTATGGTTTCTTACCAGGAGAAGACAACCCTTATGATGTCATCCCTCTTG ATCTAGATGCTGCAGATACTGATTGCTCCAGCAGCAGCTGCCCAATGCCTAATTGGACTAATCATATGATACGAGGTACTTGGATGTCGAAGAACCAGAGGATCTTTCACTATGGGTTGCCACCACCACTTTTAGATCATTTCCGTAAAGCTGGGTCTCCCATGTGCCAAACTGATAAGCAT GAGAGATTGGAAAATGAATTGTTTGTTCTAGAAAGCCTTCATAGTACCTTTCAAGATATGTTGGAAACACTCGATGACACAAATCTTGAGGACAG TACAAACAGTTCCAGTTGGGATGTAAAGCTTGGAGTGGAGTTCAGAAACATACAAAGAAAGATCGTCTCCTCGATTGTAGATTCATGTAATTCCGGCTTCCAGTTGGTGGAACATGAACTAAGCAAATACAAGGCTTAG
- the LOC127806527 gene encoding uncharacterized protein LOC127806527 isoform X1, with protein MEAVKLHLSNKSSEEDEYLLVLELSEGDPFIGKKKKLLEDNGLHPQGHVYLKNSSCSNLLNSTLKLLLQSARIVCLDEIELYFSEVDGNSSMRFHNPRIELEALHTVLSLINKALSSGSDTVRDILQTLRDSAINMIRELGDKVRLETRITTNHSCDYEKRLLHWAESNGVRTKLEVAYIEGAGRGAIATEDLKVGDIALEIPVSVIISEELVYQSDMELLLLQELTEVTKFNLENRRIHFPILENIDGISLETMLLLWSMKEKHNNNSKFRFYFDPLPEVFNTGLSFGINAIMALDGTLLLEEIVHAKEVFNPYIIFIIIDMLQSIISLCYNGELYMWEQFLWACELWYSNGMKVIFPDGKLHTCLVPVAGFLNHSLCPHILHYGKVDLATNSLKFPISRPCDAGEQCYLSYGKFSSSHLVTFYGFLPGEDNPYDVIPLDLDAADTDCSSSSCPMPNWTNHMIRGTWMSKNQRIFHYGLPPPLLDHFRKAGSPMCQTDKHERLENELFVLESLHSTFQDMLETLDDTNLEDSTNSSSWDVKLGVEFRNIQRKIVSSIVDSCNSGFQLVEHELSKYKA; from the exons ATGGAGGCCGTCAAG CTGCATTTATCTAACAAATCCTCCGAGGAGGATGAATATTTGTTAGTCCTTGAGCTCTCGGAAGGAGACCCATTTATTGGGAAAAAGAAG AAATTACTGGAAGACAATGGCCTTCATCCCCAGGGGCATGTATACTTGAAGAATTCTTCTTGTTCGAATTTGCTAAATTCAACATTAAAACTACTGCTTCAAAGTGCAAGGATCGTATGCCTGGATGAG ATAGAACTTTACTTCAGCGAAGTTGATGGAAATTCTTCCATGAGATTTCACAATCCTAGAATTGAGCTGGAGGCTCTGCATACAGTTCTGTCACTCATTAATAAAGCTCTATCTAGTGGTAGTGATACAGTAAGGGATATTCTGCAAACTTTGCGCGATTCAGCTATTAATATGATCCGGGAACTTGGGGACAAAGTCAGACTGGAGACTAGAATCACTACAAACCATAGTTGTGACTATGAGAAGCGCTTATTACACTGGGCGGAGAGCAATGGTGTTCGAACAAAATTGGAGGTAGCTT ACATTGAGGGGGCTGGAAGAGGAGCTATAGCGACAGAGGATCTGAAAGTTGGAGACATTGCATTGGAGATCCCTGTGTCTGTCATCATCTCAGAGGAGCTTGTTTATCAATCCGACATG GAATTGCTTCTTCTTCAAGAATTGACAGAAGTTACAAAGTTCAACTTAGAAAATAGAAGAATCCAT TTCCCTATCTTGGAAAATATTGATGGTATTTCATTGGAGACAATGCTGCTATTGTGGAGCATGAAGGAGAAGCacaataataattcaaaatttaggttCTACTTTGATCCACTGCCTGAAGTGTTTAATACAG GGTTAAGCTTTGGAATAAATGCAATCATGGCTTTGGATGGAACCTTGTTGTTAGAAGAGATAGTGCATGCAAAAGAGGTTTTCAATCCTTATATAATATTCATCATAATTGACATGTTGCAATCAATCATTTCTTTGTGCTATAATGGAG AGCTCTACATGTGGGAACAATTCTTATGGGCTTGTGAACTCTGGTACTCTAATGGCATGAAAGTAATATTCCCTGATGGAAAGCTACACACATGCTTGGTACCTGTTGCAGGCTTTCTGAATCATTCT CTCTGCCCGCATATTTTGCACTATGGGAAAGTAGATTTGGCTACAAATTCCTTGAAGTTCCCCATATCAAGGCCATGTGATGCAGGAGAACAATGCTACCTTAGCTACGGGAAGTTTTCGAGTTCTCATCTAGTCACCTTCTATGGTTTCTTACCAGGAGAAGACAACCCTTATGATGTCATCCCTCTTG ATCTAGATGCTGCAGATACTGATTGCTCCAGCAGCAGCTGCCCAATGCCTAATTGGACTAATCATATGATACGAGGTACTTGGATGTCGAAGAACCAGAGGATCTTTCACTATGGGTTGCCACCACCACTTTTAGATCATTTCCGTAAAGCTGGGTCTCCCATGTGCCAAACTGATAAGCAT GAGAGATTGGAAAATGAATTGTTTGTTCTAGAAAGCCTTCATAGTACCTTTCAAGATATGTTGGAAACACTCGATGACACAAATCTTGAGGACAG TACAAACAGTTCCAGTTGGGATGTAAAGCTTGGAGTGGAGTTCAGAAACATACAAAGAAAGATCGTCTCCTCGATTGTAGATTCATGTAATTCCGGCTTCCAGTTGGTGGAACATGAACTAAGCAAATACAAGGCTTAG
- the LOC127806527 gene encoding uncharacterized protein LOC127806527 isoform X2: MEAVKLHLSNKSSEEDEYLLVLELSEGDPFIGKKKKLLEDNGLHPQGHVYLKNSSCSNLLNSTLKLLLQSARIVCLDEIELYFSEVDGNSSMRFHNPRIELEALHTVLSLINKALSSGSDTVRDILQTLRDSAINMIRELGDKVRLETRITTNHSCDYEKRLLHWAESNGVRTKLEVAYIEGAGRGAIATEDLKVGDIALEIPVSVIISEELVYQSDMELLLLQELTEVTKFNLENRRIHFPILENIDGISLETMLLLWSMKEKHNNNSKFRFYFDPLPEVFNTGLSFGINAIMALDGTLLLEEIVHAKEHLRTQYDELFPALCNDHPDIFPAELYMWEQFLWACELWYSNGMKVIFPDGKLHTCLVPVAGFLNHSLCPHILHYGKVDLATNSLKFPISRPCDAGEQCYLSYGKFSSSHLVTFYGFLPGEDNPYDVIPLDLDAADTDCSSSSCPMPNWTNHMIRGTWMSKNQRIFHYGLPPPLLDHFRKAGSPMCQTDKHERLENELFVLESLHSTFQDMLETLDDTNLEDSTNSSSWDVKLGVEFRNIQRKIVSSIVDSCNSGFQLVEHELSKYKA; the protein is encoded by the exons ATGGAGGCCGTCAAG CTGCATTTATCTAACAAATCCTCCGAGGAGGATGAATATTTGTTAGTCCTTGAGCTCTCGGAAGGAGACCCATTTATTGGGAAAAAGAAG AAATTACTGGAAGACAATGGCCTTCATCCCCAGGGGCATGTATACTTGAAGAATTCTTCTTGTTCGAATTTGCTAAATTCAACATTAAAACTACTGCTTCAAAGTGCAAGGATCGTATGCCTGGATGAG ATAGAACTTTACTTCAGCGAAGTTGATGGAAATTCTTCCATGAGATTTCACAATCCTAGAATTGAGCTGGAGGCTCTGCATACAGTTCTGTCACTCATTAATAAAGCTCTATCTAGTGGTAGTGATACAGTAAGGGATATTCTGCAAACTTTGCGCGATTCAGCTATTAATATGATCCGGGAACTTGGGGACAAAGTCAGACTGGAGACTAGAATCACTACAAACCATAGTTGTGACTATGAGAAGCGCTTATTACACTGGGCGGAGAGCAATGGTGTTCGAACAAAATTGGAGGTAGCTT ACATTGAGGGGGCTGGAAGAGGAGCTATAGCGACAGAGGATCTGAAAGTTGGAGACATTGCATTGGAGATCCCTGTGTCTGTCATCATCTCAGAGGAGCTTGTTTATCAATCCGACATG GAATTGCTTCTTCTTCAAGAATTGACAGAAGTTACAAAGTTCAACTTAGAAAATAGAAGAATCCAT TTCCCTATCTTGGAAAATATTGATGGTATTTCATTGGAGACAATGCTGCTATTGTGGAGCATGAAGGAGAAGCacaataataattcaaaatttaggttCTACTTTGATCCACTGCCTGAAGTGTTTAATACAG GGTTAAGCTTTGGAATAAATGCAATCATGGCTTTGGATGGAACCTTGTTGTTAGAAGAGATAGTGCATGCAAAAGAG CATCTGCGTACCCAGTATGATGAGTTATTTCCTGCATTATGCAATGACCATCCTGATATCTTCCCAGCAGAGCTCTACATGTGGGAACAATTCTTATGGGCTTGTGAACTCTGGTACTCTAATGGCATGAAAGTAATATTCCCTGATGGAAAGCTACACACATGCTTGGTACCTGTTGCAGGCTTTCTGAATCATTCT CTCTGCCCGCATATTTTGCACTATGGGAAAGTAGATTTGGCTACAAATTCCTTGAAGTTCCCCATATCAAGGCCATGTGATGCAGGAGAACAATGCTACCTTAGCTACGGGAAGTTTTCGAGTTCTCATCTAGTCACCTTCTATGGTTTCTTACCAGGAGAAGACAACCCTTATGATGTCATCCCTCTTG ATCTAGATGCTGCAGATACTGATTGCTCCAGCAGCAGCTGCCCAATGCCTAATTGGACTAATCATATGATACGAGGTACTTGGATGTCGAAGAACCAGAGGATCTTTCACTATGGGTTGCCACCACCACTTTTAGATCATTTCCGTAAAGCTGGGTCTCCCATGTGCCAAACTGATAAGCAT GAGAGATTGGAAAATGAATTGTTTGTTCTAGAAAGCCTTCATAGTACCTTTCAAGATATGTTGGAAACACTCGATGACACAAATCTTGAGGACAG TACAAACAGTTCCAGTTGGGATGTAAAGCTTGGAGTGGAGTTCAGAAACATACAAAGAAAGATCGTCTCCTCGATTGTAGATTCATGTAATTCCGGCTTCCAGTTGGTGGAACATGAACTAAGCAAATACAAGGCTTAG
- the LOC127806527 gene encoding uncharacterized protein LOC127806527 isoform X8, whose product MEAVKLHLSNKSSEEDEYLLVLELSEGDPFIGKKKKLLEDNGLHPQGHVYLKNSSCSNLLNSTLKLLLQSARIVCLDEIELYFSEVDGNSSMRFHNPRIELEALHTVLSLINKALSSGSDTVRDILQTLRDSAINMIRELGDKVRLETRITTNHSCDYEKRLLHWAESNGVRTKLEFPILENIDGISLETMLLLWSMKEKHNNNSKFRFYFDPLPEVFNTGLSFGINAIMALDGTLLLEEIVHAKEVFNPYIIFIIIDMLQSIISLCYNGELYMWEQFLWACELWYSNGMKVIFPDGKLHTCLVPVAGFLNHSLCPHILHYGKVDLATNSLKFPISRPCDAGEQCYLSYGKFSSSHLVTFYGFLPGEDNPYDVIPLDLDAADTDCSSSSCPMPNWTNHMIRGTWMSKNQRIFHYGLPPPLLDHFRKAGSPMCQTDKHERLENELFVLESLHSTFQDMLETLDDTNLEDSTNSSSWDVKLGVEFRNIQRKIVSSIVDSCNSGFQLVEHELSKYKA is encoded by the exons ATGGAGGCCGTCAAG CTGCATTTATCTAACAAATCCTCCGAGGAGGATGAATATTTGTTAGTCCTTGAGCTCTCGGAAGGAGACCCATTTATTGGGAAAAAGAAG AAATTACTGGAAGACAATGGCCTTCATCCCCAGGGGCATGTATACTTGAAGAATTCTTCTTGTTCGAATTTGCTAAATTCAACATTAAAACTACTGCTTCAAAGTGCAAGGATCGTATGCCTGGATGAG ATAGAACTTTACTTCAGCGAAGTTGATGGAAATTCTTCCATGAGATTTCACAATCCTAGAATTGAGCTGGAGGCTCTGCATACAGTTCTGTCACTCATTAATAAAGCTCTATCTAGTGGTAGTGATACAGTAAGGGATATTCTGCAAACTTTGCGCGATTCAGCTATTAATATGATCCGGGAACTTGGGGACAAAGTCAGACTGGAGACTAGAATCACTACAAACCATAGTTGTGACTATGAGAAGCGCTTATTACACTGGGCGGAGAGCAATGGTGTTCGAACAAAATTGGAG TTCCCTATCTTGGAAAATATTGATGGTATTTCATTGGAGACAATGCTGCTATTGTGGAGCATGAAGGAGAAGCacaataataattcaaaatttaggttCTACTTTGATCCACTGCCTGAAGTGTTTAATACAG GGTTAAGCTTTGGAATAAATGCAATCATGGCTTTGGATGGAACCTTGTTGTTAGAAGAGATAGTGCATGCAAAAGAGGTTTTCAATCCTTATATAATATTCATCATAATTGACATGTTGCAATCAATCATTTCTTTGTGCTATAATGGAG AGCTCTACATGTGGGAACAATTCTTATGGGCTTGTGAACTCTGGTACTCTAATGGCATGAAAGTAATATTCCCTGATGGAAAGCTACACACATGCTTGGTACCTGTTGCAGGCTTTCTGAATCATTCT CTCTGCCCGCATATTTTGCACTATGGGAAAGTAGATTTGGCTACAAATTCCTTGAAGTTCCCCATATCAAGGCCATGTGATGCAGGAGAACAATGCTACCTTAGCTACGGGAAGTTTTCGAGTTCTCATCTAGTCACCTTCTATGGTTTCTTACCAGGAGAAGACAACCCTTATGATGTCATCCCTCTTG ATCTAGATGCTGCAGATACTGATTGCTCCAGCAGCAGCTGCCCAATGCCTAATTGGACTAATCATATGATACGAGGTACTTGGATGTCGAAGAACCAGAGGATCTTTCACTATGGGTTGCCACCACCACTTTTAGATCATTTCCGTAAAGCTGGGTCTCCCATGTGCCAAACTGATAAGCAT GAGAGATTGGAAAATGAATTGTTTGTTCTAGAAAGCCTTCATAGTACCTTTCAAGATATGTTGGAAACACTCGATGACACAAATCTTGAGGACAG TACAAACAGTTCCAGTTGGGATGTAAAGCTTGGAGTGGAGTTCAGAAACATACAAAGAAAGATCGTCTCCTCGATTGTAGATTCATGTAATTCCGGCTTCCAGTTGGTGGAACATGAACTAAGCAAATACAAGGCTTAG
- the LOC127806527 gene encoding uncharacterized protein LOC127806527 isoform X4, with product MEAVKLHLSNKSSEEDEYLLVLELSEGDPFIGKKKKLLEDNGLHPQGHVYLKNSSCSNLLNSTLKLLLQSARIVCLDEIELYFSEVDGNSSMRFHNPRIELEALHTVLSLINKALSSGSDTVRDILQTLRDSAINMIRELGDKVRLETRITTNHSCDYEKRLLHWAESNGVRTKLEVAYIEGAGRGAIATEDLKVGDIALEIPVSVIISEELVYQSDMELLLLQELTEVTKFNLENRRIHFPILENIDGISLETMLLLWSMKEKHNNNSKFRFYFDPLPEVFNTGLSFGINAIMALDGTLLLEEIVHAKEVFNPYIIFIIIDMLQSIISLCYNGELYMWEQFLWACELWYSNGMKVIFPDGKLHTCLVPVAGFLNHSLCPHILHYGKVDLATNSLKFPISRPCDAGEQCYLSYGKFSSSHLVTFYGFLPGEDNPYDVIPLDLDAADTDCSSSSCPMPNWTNHMIRGTWMSKNQRIFHYGLPPPLLDHFRKAGSPMCQTDKHERLENELFVLESLHSTFQDMLETLDDTNLEDRHLNGHHAHAHAHTQVLQFAPAELNQHATNFGDVNQPL from the exons ATGGAGGCCGTCAAG CTGCATTTATCTAACAAATCCTCCGAGGAGGATGAATATTTGTTAGTCCTTGAGCTCTCGGAAGGAGACCCATTTATTGGGAAAAAGAAG AAATTACTGGAAGACAATGGCCTTCATCCCCAGGGGCATGTATACTTGAAGAATTCTTCTTGTTCGAATTTGCTAAATTCAACATTAAAACTACTGCTTCAAAGTGCAAGGATCGTATGCCTGGATGAG ATAGAACTTTACTTCAGCGAAGTTGATGGAAATTCTTCCATGAGATTTCACAATCCTAGAATTGAGCTGGAGGCTCTGCATACAGTTCTGTCACTCATTAATAAAGCTCTATCTAGTGGTAGTGATACAGTAAGGGATATTCTGCAAACTTTGCGCGATTCAGCTATTAATATGATCCGGGAACTTGGGGACAAAGTCAGACTGGAGACTAGAATCACTACAAACCATAGTTGTGACTATGAGAAGCGCTTATTACACTGGGCGGAGAGCAATGGTGTTCGAACAAAATTGGAGGTAGCTT ACATTGAGGGGGCTGGAAGAGGAGCTATAGCGACAGAGGATCTGAAAGTTGGAGACATTGCATTGGAGATCCCTGTGTCTGTCATCATCTCAGAGGAGCTTGTTTATCAATCCGACATG GAATTGCTTCTTCTTCAAGAATTGACAGAAGTTACAAAGTTCAACTTAGAAAATAGAAGAATCCAT TTCCCTATCTTGGAAAATATTGATGGTATTTCATTGGAGACAATGCTGCTATTGTGGAGCATGAAGGAGAAGCacaataataattcaaaatttaggttCTACTTTGATCCACTGCCTGAAGTGTTTAATACAG GGTTAAGCTTTGGAATAAATGCAATCATGGCTTTGGATGGAACCTTGTTGTTAGAAGAGATAGTGCATGCAAAAGAGGTTTTCAATCCTTATATAATATTCATCATAATTGACATGTTGCAATCAATCATTTCTTTGTGCTATAATGGAG AGCTCTACATGTGGGAACAATTCTTATGGGCTTGTGAACTCTGGTACTCTAATGGCATGAAAGTAATATTCCCTGATGGAAAGCTACACACATGCTTGGTACCTGTTGCAGGCTTTCTGAATCATTCT CTCTGCCCGCATATTTTGCACTATGGGAAAGTAGATTTGGCTACAAATTCCTTGAAGTTCCCCATATCAAGGCCATGTGATGCAGGAGAACAATGCTACCTTAGCTACGGGAAGTTTTCGAGTTCTCATCTAGTCACCTTCTATGGTTTCTTACCAGGAGAAGACAACCCTTATGATGTCATCCCTCTTG ATCTAGATGCTGCAGATACTGATTGCTCCAGCAGCAGCTGCCCAATGCCTAATTGGACTAATCATATGATACGAGGTACTTGGATGTCGAAGAACCAGAGGATCTTTCACTATGGGTTGCCACCACCACTTTTAGATCATTTCCGTAAAGCTGGGTCTCCCATGTGCCAAACTGATAAGCAT GAGAGATTGGAAAATGAATTGTTTGTTCTAGAAAGCCTTCATAGTACCTTTCAAGATATGTTGGAAACACTCGATGACACAAATCTTGAGGACAG GCATCTCAATGGCCACCACGCCCACGCCCACGCCCACACCCAAGTGCTACAGTTCGCGCCGGCTGAGTTAAATCAACATGCCACAAATTTTGGCGACGTCAATCAACCTCTATGA
- the LOC127806527 gene encoding uncharacterized protein LOC127806527 isoform X3: protein MEAVKLHLSNKSSEEDEYLLVLELSEGDPFIGKKKKLLEDNGLHPQGHVYLKNSSCSNLLNSTLKLLLQSARIVCLDEIELYFSEVDGNSSMRFHNPRIELEALHTVLSLINKALSSGSDTVRDILQTLRDSAINMIRELGDKVRLETRITTNHSCDYEKRLLHWAESNGVRTKLEVAYIEGAGRGAIATEDLKVGDIALEIPVSVIISEELVYQSDMELLLLQELTEVTKFNLENRRIHFPILENIDGISLETMLLLWSMKEKHNNNSKFRFYFDPLPEVFNTGLSFGINAIMALDGTLLLEEIVHAKEVFNPYIIFIIIDMLQSIISLCYNGELYMWEQFLWACELWYSNGMKVIFPDGKLHTCLVPVAGFLNHSLCPHILHYGKVDLATNSLKFPISRPCDAGEQCYLSYGKFSSSHLVTFYGFLPGEDNPYDVIPLDLDAADTDCSSSSCPMPNWTNHMIRGTWMSKNQRIFHYGLPPPLLDHFRKAGSPMCQTDKHERLENELFVLESLHSTFQDMLETLDDTNLEDSSSWDVKLGVEFRNIQRKIVSSIVDSCNSGFQLVEHELSKYKA, encoded by the exons ATGGAGGCCGTCAAG CTGCATTTATCTAACAAATCCTCCGAGGAGGATGAATATTTGTTAGTCCTTGAGCTCTCGGAAGGAGACCCATTTATTGGGAAAAAGAAG AAATTACTGGAAGACAATGGCCTTCATCCCCAGGGGCATGTATACTTGAAGAATTCTTCTTGTTCGAATTTGCTAAATTCAACATTAAAACTACTGCTTCAAAGTGCAAGGATCGTATGCCTGGATGAG ATAGAACTTTACTTCAGCGAAGTTGATGGAAATTCTTCCATGAGATTTCACAATCCTAGAATTGAGCTGGAGGCTCTGCATACAGTTCTGTCACTCATTAATAAAGCTCTATCTAGTGGTAGTGATACAGTAAGGGATATTCTGCAAACTTTGCGCGATTCAGCTATTAATATGATCCGGGAACTTGGGGACAAAGTCAGACTGGAGACTAGAATCACTACAAACCATAGTTGTGACTATGAGAAGCGCTTATTACACTGGGCGGAGAGCAATGGTGTTCGAACAAAATTGGAGGTAGCTT ACATTGAGGGGGCTGGAAGAGGAGCTATAGCGACAGAGGATCTGAAAGTTGGAGACATTGCATTGGAGATCCCTGTGTCTGTCATCATCTCAGAGGAGCTTGTTTATCAATCCGACATG GAATTGCTTCTTCTTCAAGAATTGACAGAAGTTACAAAGTTCAACTTAGAAAATAGAAGAATCCAT TTCCCTATCTTGGAAAATATTGATGGTATTTCATTGGAGACAATGCTGCTATTGTGGAGCATGAAGGAGAAGCacaataataattcaaaatttaggttCTACTTTGATCCACTGCCTGAAGTGTTTAATACAG GGTTAAGCTTTGGAATAAATGCAATCATGGCTTTGGATGGAACCTTGTTGTTAGAAGAGATAGTGCATGCAAAAGAGGTTTTCAATCCTTATATAATATTCATCATAATTGACATGTTGCAATCAATCATTTCTTTGTGCTATAATGGAG AGCTCTACATGTGGGAACAATTCTTATGGGCTTGTGAACTCTGGTACTCTAATGGCATGAAAGTAATATTCCCTGATGGAAAGCTACACACATGCTTGGTACCTGTTGCAGGCTTTCTGAATCATTCT CTCTGCCCGCATATTTTGCACTATGGGAAAGTAGATTTGGCTACAAATTCCTTGAAGTTCCCCATATCAAGGCCATGTGATGCAGGAGAACAATGCTACCTTAGCTACGGGAAGTTTTCGAGTTCTCATCTAGTCACCTTCTATGGTTTCTTACCAGGAGAAGACAACCCTTATGATGTCATCCCTCTTG ATCTAGATGCTGCAGATACTGATTGCTCCAGCAGCAGCTGCCCAATGCCTAATTGGACTAATCATATGATACGAGGTACTTGGATGTCGAAGAACCAGAGGATCTTTCACTATGGGTTGCCACCACCACTTTTAGATCATTTCCGTAAAGCTGGGTCTCCCATGTGCCAAACTGATAAGCAT GAGAGATTGGAAAATGAATTGTTTGTTCTAGAAAGCCTTCATAGTACCTTTCAAGATATGTTGGAAACACTCGATGACACAAATCTTGAGGACAG TTCCAGTTGGGATGTAAAGCTTGGAGTGGAGTTCAGAAACATACAAAGAAAGATCGTCTCCTCGATTGTAGATTCATGTAATTCCGGCTTCCAGTTGGTGGAACATGAACTAAGCAAATACAAGGCTTAG